Genomic window (Sulfurovum sp. NBC37-1):
AGAATTTTTCAAACATTTTCAACTCTTTAGTTTTTTGGTTAATTGGCTATAATTCTACCCAAATAATGCATAGAGGTATATGTGATGTCCAAACTGGCTGTATTTGACTTTGATTCGACACTGATGGATGGCGAGACCATCGATTTTCTTGCCGCGCCTCTGGGTATAGAGGAGCAGGTGGCTGCCATAACGGAGCGAGCGATGGCCGGAGAACTGGATTTCTTCAAATCACTGGTCGCCAGGGTAGCACTGCTCGAAGGGTTGGAAAAGGCAAGGGTCGATGAGATCTGCAGTGATCTTCCCATGATGCCTGGTGCGGTGGAAGTGGTCAGAGGGCTTAAAGAGAAAGGCTATACCGTGGTCTGTTTCTCCGGCGGTTTTCGAAACGCGACTAAACCAGCCTGCGAAAGGCTCGGTATCGATGCAGACTTCTCCAACTTCCTGCATGACGAGAACGGCATACTCACGGGACGTGTAGGCGGGGAGATGATGTACTCGGAAGCCAAAGGCGATATGATCGTCCGTATGCAGAAGCTGCTTGGTGCAGGGAGGGAAGATACACTTGTGGTCGGTGATGGCGCCAACGACCTCAGTATGTTCGCCCATGCCGATACCCGCGTGGCGTTCTGTGCGAAACCCATCCTCAAAGAGGCTGCGACGCATTGTGTGGATATAAAGGATCTAAGGGAGATCCTGAAGATCATTTGATGCAAATGCTGTAACCCGTTCATTCTGCGAGAGTTGGATCATCTGTGCGGACGACGAACTCCCCGCTGTTTCAAGGTAGGCGGCTCAAACTATGACAGTCACTGGCATAGAGATCTCCCGCTGGCTATTCCGCTGCTTTTCTTCTTCGCGACCATTTGTGCTTTGAGACTTTTTTCACCGTTCAGATCTACATCCCAGTATTCCCTTAAATGCATAATGTCATATTTGTTTTTGAATGTCTCTTCAAGTTCTCCCTCTTCGAGCAGAAAGCTTTTGTTAGTTGGTGTATTTTCATTGTCAGGATGGTAGACAAATGTTTCATAGAGAAAAAGTCCACCAGGTTTCAATGCTTTGGTGATCTCGGGGAAGAGTTCACGTTTGAGGAAAAAAGTACAGATGATCAGGTCATAAGTTTCTTCCGGGAATGCATGTGTATCGAGATCGACCTCTTTGGGATGGATGTGTGCAAGTCCTTTGAGTGATTCGATGGCAACCGAACTGATATCCAAGGCATCGACCTCAAAACCGATGGAGGCAAGATATTTGCTGTTCCTTCCCATTCCGCAGGCAATGTCAAGTGCGCGATTTCCCGTAGCCAGTTTAGCATAACGGGTAATGAGTTCAACGGGTTTATCGGAAGCAGGGATGGTGAAGTATTTTTCATTCCAGCGCTCTCTGTCTTCCTCTGCCATCTTTACAGCCTTTTTTGCTATTATTCTACCCAAATAATCAAGGATCAACATGGCAAAAACGACTTTTATATCATGGAATGTGAATGGCATACGTGCAGTTGAGAAAAAAAATGCATTAAAATGGATCGATGAAAGTGATATTGATTTTTTGGGACTTCAGGAGATCAAAGCGGAAGCTGACCAGATCCCGGATAGTATTTTTGAAAAACATTACAAATTCCAAAGTATCAACTCCTCTTCCCGGAAAGGACAGTCCGGTGTTGCTTTGTTTACCAATATCAAGGGTACAGCATCCGGCGGGGATCATATTGATATCCTCAATGAAGGACGTATCAATGAATATCATTTCGGCAGTTATGTTCTTTTTAATGTCTATTTTCCCAATGGACAGAGAAGCGAAGAGCGTTTAGCCTATAAACTGGCATTTTATGAGCGTTTTCTGGCTTATATCAATGAAGTCCGGACAGAGGGAAAGTCGATCATTATCTGCGGTGATGTCAACACGGCCCATAAAGAGATAGATCTTGCCCGTCCCAAGTCCAATGAAAATACATCGGGGTTCCTGCCTGTAGAAAGAGCATGGATGGACAAACTTCTTGATAACGGATATATCGATACTTTTCGGTATATACACGGGGATGAACCGGATCGTTACAGCTGGTGGTCTTACAGAACAAAGGCGAGAGAAAGGAATGTGGGATGGCGTATAGACTATTTCTTTGTTTCGGATGATCTGAAAGAGAAGATCGTCGATGCGGATATTCTGGACCACATTATGGGCAGTGACCACTGCCCTGTAAAGCTGGTATTGGATATCTGATATTTAGACTTCTTCTCCGGTATAGTAAAATTCATCAAGACCATCGAGGAAAGCTATTAGCAGTTCATCTGAACAGGTCTTGAAATTCTTGTGTCCTTCTTTTCTGAAGAGTGATTTGAGTTCCTGCTTGCTCAATGTGACATCGCCCAGACCGAAAATGATCTCGGTTTCAGGCTCTTTGAGCTCCAGGGCGATACGGAGTTTTTTCAGGATGAGGTTGTTAGTGAGCTCGACTGCTTCGTCATCGCCGGGCTTTTTTGGGGAAGGACCTCGCTTGAGTGTCACGAGTCCATCGAGAAACATCCCCAACTCTTCATAGGAGCAGAGTACAAAATCTTTATCCACGCGTTTTTTGAGCAGGGCTTCGAGATGTTTCGGGTCCATCTCATAGCCCTCAAGTGTATAGGCTTCAAGGATCTCTGCTTCGCTAAGACCCAGTGCTTTGCTTGTCTTATAGAGAATATCGTTCGTTTTCAAAATACTGTCTACTTTTTCTGTGCAATATTCACATGGCAGAGTGTTGCTTTGACCGTTGTGGAAAAACCGATGGTCACGTCACTCCATGTTTTGCCTTTATGCAGTTCATAGCAGGCTTTGTTGATGGAGGCCAATGCTTTGCCTGCCGCAAAGTCGACAAGGTCAATGGTGCCTGTAGCGTTAAACTGCCCCTTGTCGTAGATGTACTTCATGGGAATGGTCTTCGTTTTTCCGTTCATGGTGATCTCTACGCTCACAGTACCGGTACGCGGTTTCCCCTTCTCATGTTTATCGGACCTTTTGATGTCGATGATCTTCGCTTCGATGCTATTGGAACTCATGAGTGAGAAGAAGAATTTGACCAGTTTTTCATCTCTTCCCGGGTTCCCCGTAGTCAGTTTGCTTGTATCGATGTTCACTTTTGAACCGACAAAGAGTTCCCGGAAGTTCTTTCCTTCGAGTGAGTTGGGAGTGTATTTTACCGCAGTAAATTGCCCGTTCACACCGATCTTGGCTGGTGTCTTGTAGGCTTTCCATGTGACGTTCATATCGGCAGGCTGTACGAGTACACAGCCCGTAGGTGATGCGGCATAAGCCATTGAGGCCATAGCAAGCAGCGAAAGAAGTGTTCGTTTCATAAGAATATCCTTTTAAATATCTATTTTCTATTTGGCAGCAGCTTTTTCGGCCAATTCCTGCAAAGCAATATGTGCCTGCTGTATGATAGCCAAACAAGTTTTATCTTTGATGTTGTGCTTGAGGGTCCAGTATTCCGGATTGGTATAGGTGATGGTGGTGATGCCATCTTCTTCTACGGTGAAGAGCATACGGAGAGGAAGCTCCAATCCCATGCTTGGGTTACACTGCATGAGTTTCGTACCTATTTTTGGGTTTCCAAATATCACCACTGTCTCGGGTTCGAGCCTCATACCTACAGATTTTGCCGCTTTGGCATGGTCTATCGTATTGAAATGTGAAAGCCCCTTTTGTGGTAAAGCCGTCATCAGCTTCTCGATTGCGACAGGGACCGTGTTGTTCGTCTCCACTGTTTCAAGGAAAGCCCCTTTTTTGTTTTCGCATCCCGTCATTGTCAATGCGAACAACCCTATCATAGAAGTTATAATGATTTTTTTCACTCTATATCCTTTGTAGTCCGTAACCACGTACCGATTTCAGTTTAAACGTTGAATCTGAAATGCATTACATCGCCGTCCTGAACGATGTATTCTTTTCCTTCAAGCCTGTTCTTCCCTGCCTCTTTGGCTCCCTGCTCGCCGCCATACTGTATGAAGTCCTCATAGCTGATGACTTCTGCGCGGATGAATCCTTTTTCAAAGTCGTTGTGGATGACTGCCGCGGCTTTTGGAGCGGTAGTTCCTTTCCTGATGGTCCATGCACGTACC
Coding sequences:
- a CDS encoding DUF302 domain-containing protein, with the protein product MKKIIITSMIGLFALTMTGCENKKGAFLETVETNNTVPVAIEKLMTALPQKGLSHFNTIDHAKAAKSVGMRLEPETVVIFGNPKIGTKLMQCNPSMGLELPLRMLFTVEEDGITTITYTNPEYWTLKHNIKDKTCLAIIQQAHIALQELAEKAAAK
- the xth gene encoding exodeoxyribonuclease III gives rise to the protein MAKTTFISWNVNGIRAVEKKNALKWIDESDIDFLGLQEIKAEADQIPDSIFEKHYKFQSINSSSRKGQSGVALFTNIKGTASGGDHIDILNEGRINEYHFGSYVLFNVYFPNGQRSEERLAYKLAFYERFLAYINEVRTEGKSIIICGDVNTAHKEIDLARPKSNENTSGFLPVERAWMDKLLDNGYIDTFRYIHGDEPDRYSWWSYRTKARERNVGWRIDYFFVSDDLKEKIVDADILDHIMGSDHCPVKLVLDI
- a CDS encoding YceI family protein yields the protein MKRTLLSLLAMASMAYAASPTGCVLVQPADMNVTWKAYKTPAKIGVNGQFTAVKYTPNSLEGKNFRELFVGSKVNIDTSKLTTGNPGRDEKLVKFFFSLMSSNSIEAKIIDIKRSDKHEKGKPRTGTVSVEITMNGKTKTIPMKYIYDKGQFNATGTIDLVDFAAGKALASINKACYELHKGKTWSDVTIGFSTTVKATLCHVNIAQKK
- a CDS encoding DUF1456 family protein; translation: MKTNDILYKTSKALGLSEAEILEAYTLEGYEMDPKHLEALLKKRVDKDFVLCSYEELGMFLDGLVTLKRGPSPKKPGDDEAVELTNNLILKKLRIALELKEPETEIIFGLGDVTLSKQELKSLFRKEGHKNFKTCSDELLIAFLDGLDEFYYTGEEV
- the serB gene encoding phosphoserine phosphatase SerB, with the translated sequence MSKLAVFDFDSTLMDGETIDFLAAPLGIEEQVAAITERAMAGELDFFKSLVARVALLEGLEKARVDEICSDLPMMPGAVEVVRGLKEKGYTVVCFSGGFRNATKPACERLGIDADFSNFLHDENGILTGRVGGEMMYSEAKGDMIVRMQKLLGAGREDTLVVGDGANDLSMFAHADTRVAFCAKPILKEAATHCVDIKDLREILKII
- a CDS encoding class I SAM-dependent methyltransferase, encoding MAEEDRERWNEKYFTIPASDKPVELITRYAKLATGNRALDIACGMGRNSKYLASIGFEVDALDISSVAIESLKGLAHIHPKEVDLDTHAFPEETYDLIICTFFLKRELFPEITKALKPGGLFLYETFVYHPDNENTPTNKSFLLEEGELEETFKNKYDIMHLREYWDVDLNGEKSLKAQMVAKKKSSGIASGRSLCQ